The following are from one region of the Phormidium sp. PBR-2020 genome:
- the smpB gene encoding SsrA-binding protein SmpB, with amino-acid sequence MAKDTSSGYKVIADNRQARYRYSILETYEAGLELQGTEVKSIRQGRVNLRDGYALIRGNEAWLHNVHISPYDIASQYFNHDPLRNRKLLLHRNEIRKLIGKVEQQGLTLVPLKLYLKNGWVKVSIGLAKGKKLHDKRESLKRKQQDREIARVMKSY; translated from the coding sequence ATGGCAAAAGATACCAGTTCCGGCTATAAAGTCATTGCCGATAACCGACAAGCTCGCTATCGCTACAGCATCCTGGAAACCTATGAAGCTGGCCTTGAGTTACAAGGAACCGAGGTTAAATCCATCCGTCAAGGCCGCGTCAACCTCCGGGATGGCTATGCTCTGATTCGCGGCAATGAAGCCTGGTTACACAATGTTCATATCTCCCCCTACGACATTGCGAGTCAGTACTTTAACCATGACCCACTCCGGAATCGTAAGTTACTTCTCCATCGCAATGAAATCCGCAAATTGATTGGTAAAGTCGAACAACAAGGACTGACCCTAGTCCCTCTTAAACTCTATCTAAAAAATGGTTGGGTGAAGGTCAGTATTGGCTTAGCGAAAGGGAAGAAACTTCATGATAAGCGCGAGAGCCTCAAACGCAAGCAACAAGATCGTGAAATTGCTCGGGTGATGAAGTCCTATTAA
- the serA gene encoding phosphoglycerate dehydrogenase — MPKVLVSDSVDRAGIEILSQVAQVDVKTGLPLSELISIIPEYDALMIRSGTQVTKEVIEAGAQLKIIGRAGVGVDNVDVAAATRQGIVVVNSPEGNTIAAAEHALAMMMSLSRYVPDANHSVKGGDWNRKAFIGAEIYKKTLGLIGLGKIGSHVANVAKAMGMKLIAYDPYISNERAEQIGCRLVELDVLIQEADYITLHIPRTEETANLINAEVLGKMKPTARIINCARGGLIDEAALAEAVKEGRIAGAALDVFGNEPLEADSPLREGDKNLILTPHLGASTAEAQVNVAVDVAEQIRDVLLGLPARSAVNIPGLYPDALAKLRPYLELAEALGNMVGQLAGGRVESLTISLQGDLANQDSKPITIAALKGLLTPALRERVNYVNANIEAKERGIRIIEMRDASVRDYTDSLHLEAKGSRGQHTVTGALLGDGELRITNVDEFPVNVPPIQHMLFTRHRDMPGIIGRIGSLLGSFNVNIASMQVGRKIVRGDAVMVLSLDDPLPEGILEEILKVSGIRDAYTVTM; from the coding sequence ATGCCAAAAGTTCTTGTTTCCGATTCCGTCGATCGCGCAGGGATCGAAATTCTCTCTCAAGTCGCGCAAGTTGATGTCAAAACCGGACTGCCTCTGTCCGAACTCATCTCCATTATTCCCGAGTACGATGCTTTGATGATTCGTTCGGGAACCCAAGTCACCAAAGAGGTCATTGAAGCCGGCGCACAACTGAAAATCATTGGTCGTGCCGGGGTGGGGGTCGACAACGTCGATGTGGCGGCGGCTACTCGGCAGGGGATTGTGGTTGTCAACTCTCCCGAAGGCAACACCATCGCCGCCGCCGAACACGCCTTAGCGATGATGATGTCTCTCTCTCGCTATGTCCCCGATGCTAACCACTCCGTCAAAGGCGGAGACTGGAATCGTAAAGCCTTTATCGGGGCCGAAATTTACAAGAAAACCTTGGGATTAATTGGCTTGGGTAAAATCGGCTCCCATGTGGCCAATGTGGCCAAAGCCATGGGTATGAAACTGATTGCCTATGATCCCTATATCTCCAATGAACGAGCCGAACAAATCGGCTGTCGTCTCGTGGAACTCGATGTTCTAATTCAAGAGGCGGACTATATCACCCTCCATATTCCCCGCACTGAGGAAACAGCCAACCTCATCAACGCCGAGGTCTTGGGCAAAATGAAACCCACAGCCCGCATCATTAACTGCGCTCGTGGGGGACTCATTGATGAAGCGGCCCTAGCCGAAGCCGTCAAAGAAGGACGCATCGCCGGTGCCGCTCTCGATGTCTTTGGCAATGAACCCTTAGAGGCGGATTCACCACTGCGAGAGGGCGATAAAAACTTGATTCTGACTCCCCACCTCGGTGCTTCGACCGCTGAGGCTCAGGTGAATGTAGCGGTAGATGTAGCCGAGCAGATTCGAGATGTACTACTGGGACTTCCCGCTCGTTCGGCGGTCAATATCCCCGGCTTGTACCCCGATGCGTTGGCTAAACTGCGTCCCTATCTCGAACTGGCTGAGGCGTTAGGTAACATGGTGGGTCAATTGGCTGGTGGCCGAGTCGAGTCTCTGACCATTTCTCTGCAAGGAGATTTGGCGAATCAGGACAGCAAACCGATTACCATTGCCGCTCTCAAAGGCCTATTAACCCCAGCTTTGCGGGAACGGGTCAATTACGTCAATGCCAACATTGAGGCCAAGGAACGGGGCATCCGTATTATTGAAATGCGGGATGCCTCAGTTCGGGACTACACCGATTCGCTGCATCTCGAAGCCAAAGGCTCTCGGGGTCAACATACGGTGACTGGAGCTTTACTGGGGGATGGTGAACTGCGGATTACTAATGTGGATGAGTTCCCCGTGAATGTGCCGCCGATTCAACATATGCTCTTTACCCGTCACCGGGATATGCCGGGGATTATTGGCCGCATTGGTTCCCTGTTGGGGAGTTTTAATGTCAACATTGCCAGTATGCAGGTCGGACGCAAGATTGTCCGGGGTGACGCAGTGATGGTGCTGAGTTTGGATGATCCCCTACCGGAAGGAATTTTAGAGGAAATTCTCAAGGTGTCTGGGATTCGCGACGCGTATACCGTCACAATGTAG
- a CDS encoding AAA family ATPase translates to MTLIRQVEIRGFKSIYSTSLELGRVNCLIGANGAGKSNLLEALGVLGAAANGVVDDESLLRRGVRAGLPRLYKSSFASDRTPAHIAISVTGSKHETYRVSLLNPLDSPEPAWSYKTEVLSDGETEILSQGVRNKKNLNPKAGLAALERVHLNRTNLAAQLMQRLQEFAIYCPNTPTLRGILPDQQSRIPVGLSGGQLAEGFASLRHHLQSQGNTGEEILDQVLELIDWVLDIETTVSGSNLLSPKIPRTKRLLKFSDRFMNPSRNELTAYDASEGALYVIFAALLCLLPQAPQLLAIDNLDQALNPRLLVRLMSRLASWLRHNEGDRQLLLTAHNPAALDGLDLTDPEVRLFGVERNSNGQTCIRRVTLTPELTELNQQYPLSRLWLMGHLGAVPNV, encoded by the coding sequence ATGACACTAATCCGCCAGGTCGAAATCCGGGGCTTTAAGTCCATTTATTCCACAAGCCTAGAATTGGGCCGGGTGAACTGCTTGATTGGTGCAAATGGAGCGGGAAAAAGTAACCTATTAGAAGCATTAGGTGTGTTGGGGGCAGCGGCTAATGGAGTTGTTGATGATGAGAGTTTACTGCGTCGCGGCGTACGAGCAGGTCTACCCCGACTTTATAAAAGCTCATTTGCCAGCGATCGCACTCCGGCTCATATTGCCATTAGTGTAACTGGCTCAAAACACGAAACCTATCGCGTTTCTTTACTCAATCCTCTGGACTCTCCTGAACCGGCGTGGTCTTATAAAACTGAAGTTCTCAGTGATGGTGAGACCGAGATTCTTTCTCAGGGAGTCCGCAACAAGAAAAACCTGAATCCAAAAGCTGGTTTAGCCGCCTTAGAACGGGTGCATCTCAACCGCACAAATCTTGCGGCTCAACTCATGCAACGCCTTCAGGAGTTTGCGATTTATTGCCCGAATACCCCCACTCTACGGGGGATTTTACCCGATCAACAATCCCGGATTCCTGTTGGCCTCAGTGGTGGACAATTGGCTGAGGGGTTTGCGAGCCTGCGTCACCATTTGCAGAGTCAGGGGAATACGGGTGAGGAGATTCTTGATCAGGTGCTGGAGTTGATTGACTGGGTGCTTGACATCGAGACAACCGTTTCTGGGAGCAATTTATTGTCGCCTAAGATCCCGCGCACGAAGCGACTCCTGAAATTCAGCGATCGCTTTATGAACCCCAGCCGCAATGAACTCACCGCCTATGATGCGAGTGAGGGCGCACTTTACGTGATTTTCGCAGCCTTGCTGTGCCTGTTGCCCCAAGCGCCTCAATTGCTTGCAATTGATAATCTGGACCAAGCTCTTAATCCTCGGTTGCTTGTCCGGTTGATGTCGCGTCTTGCAAGCTGGCTTCGACACAATGAGGGCGATCGCCAACTGTTATTGACGGCCCATAATCCCGCTGCTTTGGATGGATTGGATTTAACCGATCCCGAGGTGCGCCTCTTTGGGGTGGAACGCAACAGTAATGGACAAACCTGTATCCGCCGTGTCACACTCACCCCTGAACTCACTGAACTGAATCAGCAATATCCCCTCTCACGGCTTTGGTTAATGGGTCATCTAGGAGCCGTTCCCAATGTCTGA
- a CDS encoding quinone-dependent dihydroorotate dehydrogenase, translating into MSLYQQIFRPILFSTTDPEWIHRQFMTSLRYISRQQTAIPPNFPARAIASQIEKQFCFRDDRLEQQLWGLTFPNPLGLAAGFDKNGEVGQFWGSLGFGFAELGTVTWHPQPGNPPPRLFRLIEDQAALNRMGFNNCGATVMAQNLTQVRSPELPQIPIGVNLGKSKITALEEATGDYRDSFKVLQGLGDYFVVNVSSPNTPGLRSLQAPERLEQILKTLMDINADAKPILVKIAPDLETGEIRAILDLVMGLELGGVIATNTTISRTGLKTQRLAKTGTSPQEEAGGISGAPLKARSTEVIRQIWQYTEGKLPIIGTGGVASADDAWEKITAGASLLEVYTGWIYEGPGLAKQILSGLVNKLEDQGLSHLSQAVGLAHHT; encoded by the coding sequence ATGAGCCTATACCAACAAATTTTTCGCCCAATCCTATTTTCCACAACCGATCCTGAATGGATACACCGGCAGTTTATGACGAGCCTACGGTATATTTCACGCCAGCAGACTGCAATTCCGCCGAACTTCCCCGCTCGGGCGATCGCCTCCCAAATCGAGAAGCAATTCTGTTTTAGAGATGATCGCCTGGAACAACAGCTTTGGGGATTGACCTTTCCCAATCCCCTCGGCTTAGCAGCGGGGTTTGATAAAAATGGCGAGGTGGGGCAGTTTTGGGGGTCGTTGGGGTTTGGATTTGCAGAACTCGGGACGGTGACATGGCATCCCCAACCGGGAAACCCTCCCCCGCGACTATTCCGCCTCATTGAAGACCAAGCTGCTTTAAATCGCATGGGGTTTAACAATTGCGGGGCCACGGTGATGGCGCAGAACTTGACGCAGGTGCGATCGCCGGAACTCCCCCAAATTCCCATTGGGGTGAACTTGGGTAAGTCAAAGATAACAGCCCTAGAGGAAGCCACTGGGGACTACCGCGATAGCTTCAAGGTGTTACAAGGCTTGGGGGACTATTTTGTGGTCAATGTCTCCTCGCCCAACACCCCAGGACTGCGATCGCTCCAGGCTCCAGAACGTTTGGAGCAAATTTTGAAAACCCTGATGGACATAAATGCAGATGCTAAGCCTATTTTAGTCAAAATTGCCCCCGATTTGGAAACCGGGGAAATACGGGCCATTCTCGATTTAGTCATGGGTCTAGAATTAGGGGGAGTGATTGCCACCAACACCACCATCTCGCGCACGGGGTTAAAGACCCAACGGTTAGCCAAAACGGGAACATCGCCTCAGGAGGAAGCGGGCGGCATCAGTGGTGCGCCCCTCAAAGCCCGCTCCACGGAAGTCATTCGTCAGATTTGGCAATATACTGAGGGAAAATTGCCCATTATTGGCACAGGAGGCGTTGCCAGTGCTGACGATGCTTGGGAGAAAATCACCGCTGGAGCCAGTCTATTGGAAGTTTACACCGGCTGGATTTATGAGGGCCCCGGACTGGCAAAGCAGATACTCTCAGGACTGGTGAACAAATTAGAAGACCAAGGCTTATCTCACCTCTCCCAAGCCGTAGGCCTGGCCCATCACACCTGA
- a CDS encoding c-type cytochrome: protein MKKLISTVLVFAAIALFSVSGTAYAGDVASGAKIFSANCAACHAGGGNVVNATKTLRKDALERYDMASEEAIINQVTKGKNAMPAFLGRLSEKDIADVAAYVLSQAESGW from the coding sequence TTGAAAAAGCTCATTTCGACCGTCTTAGTTTTTGCGGCGATCGCTCTGTTTAGCGTCAGTGGCACAGCCTATGCCGGTGATGTTGCCAGCGGCGCCAAAATTTTCAGTGCCAACTGTGCCGCCTGTCATGCTGGGGGTGGCAATGTGGTTAATGCCACTAAAACCCTACGTAAGGATGCCTTAGAACGGTATGATATGGCGTCTGAGGAAGCCATCATCAATCAAGTCACAAAGGGCAAAAATGCCATGCCTGCCTTTTTGGGCCGTTTGAGTGAAAAAGACATTGCTGATGTGGCGGCTTATGTTCTCTCCCAGGCTGAAAGCGGCTGGTAG
- a CDS encoding GAF domain-containing protein — translation MQDAYTTTSENPLVSLSHTLQTLRDQESIEALVTTTLDYLRREFNYGLLWIGLYDRLSHRLRGVGGQLTQESQAKMPQQFALSPGDIMEQTVIQQSPVQVADLREESRAGEWQALASRYGIQGTTVFPLCHRHVCFGVVVLGSRLWGDFPSVEERSVLSMLFGELAMGFHQADLEQQRERLKRPHEPLLEMMSQLQESQSLDDRLMTIVVTTQQFLMPARTHIYWYDSDRELFWLRSREQASGSWRKSPTGGSTSRNGSQYQETGEIPLAEFSGFHKTLCSNRLVAIGEAYSSLKADATSRLMAQIGARSLLAAPILSKGQLLGFLSVEGTEARIWREEEKDYIRGAAQLVAIATPLSHLQERMAEIEQDRDLTLALPEEATSLETYSQRLSQRLKNAPVLVFSADSQTNEIQLLSAYPASSGWEVGESFPSLSFVDWQLLQHGDGAIALQLSDDFNEASTRGGGDMRLTSWQPLFIEAGVRSPLIANTEPGQLPKSFVVIAEPSSRVWTSSEQELVTLASRQVGQILRRQAMQQKSQQNQRMVKGIRHSLDCLANAETWQAAEASHIQYLAEMLESPFVGLVTWEPGLKTGVLSTLVEQEAYGVVPGQEINVKKDRLLQKVLSRSGVFGPVPVDRLPAVSQAWLSPLQGLVLRAIALQTFATSKGTGVILVADSPQREWNERPVEVLELLAGQLAWGRRAVLLEKRLNRYRDRLDPLNWYKQHRLEELYRSIGLDIKHLTQLTDLTGGVANLEEDDSRARSVQQVRHQELLRHLSDSLNGAIHLLKYEQWRLQLKPEPISIVRLFSRVLERVEPATAKRQIWMQVHRDQNVTLYADPAKFELVFVEVLLAACRRSPAGGRIDIWYRPVTAEDAAGTEFVELSVTDSGDVSPRILGAFQPAILSAPRDKRDALAASPLDRPPGLELIIFERLMRQMGGDFLIEKIEDGRIVSRLLVPRHS, via the coding sequence ATGCAAGACGCTTACACGACCACCTCCGAAAATCCACTGGTTAGTCTCAGTCATACCCTGCAAACCCTCCGGGATCAGGAGAGCATTGAAGCGTTGGTGACCACCACCCTAGACTACCTACGCCGCGAGTTTAACTACGGCCTGCTCTGGATTGGACTCTATGACCGCCTCAGCCACCGCTTGCGGGGGGTTGGGGGACAACTCACTCAAGAGAGTCAGGCGAAGATGCCCCAACAGTTTGCCCTCAGTCCTGGGGACATCATGGAACAGACAGTGATTCAACAGTCGCCGGTGCAGGTGGCGGATTTACGGGAGGAAAGCCGAGCGGGAGAATGGCAGGCTCTGGCCAGCCGCTATGGAATTCAGGGGACGACTGTTTTTCCGCTCTGTCACCGCCATGTGTGTTTTGGGGTGGTGGTGTTGGGATCACGTCTCTGGGGTGATTTTCCCTCGGTTGAAGAGCGTTCTGTGCTTTCGATGCTGTTTGGGGAGTTGGCGATGGGATTCCATCAGGCGGATCTCGAGCAGCAACGTGAACGGCTGAAACGCCCCCATGAGCCGTTGTTGGAGATGATGTCTCAGTTGCAGGAGTCTCAAAGCCTCGACGATCGCCTGATGACGATTGTGGTCACGACGCAGCAGTTTTTGATGCCAGCTCGCACTCATATTTATTGGTATGACAGCGATCGCGAGCTGTTTTGGCTCCGTTCGCGAGAGCAAGCCTCTGGTTCCTGGCGTAAAAGTCCAACGGGGGGCAGTACCTCTCGTAATGGTTCTCAGTATCAAGAAACTGGTGAAATTCCTTTGGCGGAGTTTAGTGGTTTCCATAAAACTCTCTGTAGTAATCGCTTGGTTGCCATTGGTGAGGCCTATTCGTCGTTGAAGGCTGATGCTACCAGCCGTTTGATGGCCCAAATTGGGGCGCGATCGCTCCTAGCGGCTCCGATTCTCTCGAAAGGACAGTTATTAGGCTTCCTCTCGGTGGAGGGGACGGAGGCTCGTATTTGGCGGGAGGAGGAGAAGGATTATATTCGCGGTGCGGCTCAGTTGGTGGCGATCGCCACTCCTCTGTCTCATCTACAAGAGCGTATGGCGGAGATTGAGCAGGATCGGGATTTGACTCTGGCGTTACCGGAGGAAGCGACCAGTTTAGAAACCTATAGTCAACGGCTAAGTCAACGGCTTAAAAATGCTCCGGTGTTGGTGTTTTCGGCGGATTCGCAAACGAATGAGATTCAGTTGTTGTCCGCCTACCCGGCCAGTTCCGGTTGGGAAGTGGGCGAGTCTTTTCCGTCTCTGTCCTTTGTGGATTGGCAGTTACTGCAACATGGGGATGGGGCGATCGCTCTTCAACTGAGTGATGATTTTAATGAGGCATCGACCCGAGGCGGGGGGGATATGCGCCTGACGTCTTGGCAACCTTTATTTATTGAGGCGGGGGTGCGATCGCCCCTGATTGCCAATACAGAACCGGGCCAACTACCGAAAAGCTTTGTGGTGATTGCTGAGCCATCCTCCCGAGTCTGGACGAGTTCAGAACAGGAGTTAGTGACCCTGGCTAGTCGTCAGGTGGGGCAGATTCTACGCCGTCAAGCGATGCAACAGAAGAGTCAACAAAATCAAAGGATGGTGAAAGGGATTCGCCATAGTTTGGATTGTTTAGCCAATGCTGAGACGTGGCAAGCAGCGGAAGCCAGTCATATTCAGTATTTAGCGGAGATGTTGGAATCCCCCTTTGTGGGTCTTGTGACTTGGGAGCCGGGGTTGAAAACGGGGGTTCTGAGTACCTTGGTGGAGCAGGAGGCCTATGGAGTTGTGCCTGGACAAGAGATTAATGTGAAGAAGGACCGCCTCTTGCAAAAGGTCCTGTCTCGTTCCGGGGTGTTTGGCCCGGTTCCGGTAGATCGGCTCCCTGCGGTGAGTCAGGCTTGGTTGAGTCCGTTGCAAGGGTTAGTTCTGCGGGCGATCGCTCTGCAAACCTTCGCCACCAGTAAGGGGACTGGGGTGATTCTCGTGGCGGATTCTCCCCAACGGGAGTGGAATGAGCGGCCGGTAGAGGTGTTGGAGTTATTGGCGGGGCAGTTGGCGTGGGGACGACGGGCGGTATTATTGGAAAAACGACTCAATCGGTATCGCGATCGCCTTGACCCCCTGAATTGGTACAAACAGCACCGGTTGGAGGAGCTGTATCGCAGCATTGGTTTAGATATTAAACATCTGACTCAGTTAACGGATTTGACGGGGGGAGTGGCGAATTTGGAGGAAGATGATAGTCGGGCGCGATCGGTGCAACAGGTGCGTCATCAGGAGTTGTTACGTCATCTCTCGGATAGTCTCAATGGGGCAATTCATCTCCTTAAGTATGAGCAATGGCGTTTGCAACTGAAACCGGAACCGATCTCAATTGTGCGGCTGTTTTCGCGAGTGTTGGAGCGCGTCGAACCCGCAACCGCTAAACGACAAATTTGGATGCAGGTGCATCGGGATCAGAATGTAACCCTGTATGCCGATCCAGCGAAGTTTGAGTTAGTGTTTGTGGAGGTGTTGTTGGCCGCTTGTCGGCGATCGCCGGCGGGGGGCAGAATTGATATTTGGTATCGTCCCGTGACGGCTGAAGATGCGGCGGGAACTGAGTTTGTCGAGCTTTCGGTGACCGATAGTGGCGATGTTAGTCCCCGCATTTTAGGGGCCTTCCAGCCGGCGATTCTCAGCGCCCCCCGAGACAAGCGCGACGCTCTGGCGGCCTCTCCGTTAGATCGTCCACCGGGGTTAGAGTTGATTATTTTTGAACGCTTAATGCGTCAGATGGGGGGAGATTTCCTAATTGAGAAAATTGAGGATGGACGCATTGTTAGTCGTCTGTTGGTTCCCCGGCATTCTTGA
- the prmA gene encoding 50S ribosomal protein L11 methyltransferase produces MSSSWWEIQILGHPALEETIFWRLEKFGCRGVVSEAEADSCLMRAYLHQDQVQMLDLAALSLWLRQDAIAIDLPPPGTHWHLIEEEDWSSSWKEHWQPTEIGDRFIVYPAWLDPPQGSDRILLKLDPGVAFGTGAHATTQLCLESLEMRFSMGEEHPIVADIGCGSGILSIGAALLGAKKIYAVDVDSLAVKAARANQALNNISTETMVVEEGSLDRIVSLANHQPVDAILCNILAETIVELIPQMSAIAAPHTWGVISGVLLEQAKPMADVLEQHGWIVATLWKRQEWCCFNIRRS; encoded by the coding sequence ATGAGCAGTAGCTGGTGGGAAATCCAAATTTTGGGACATCCAGCGTTGGAGGAAACCATTTTCTGGCGTTTGGAAAAGTTCGGCTGTCGGGGAGTGGTGAGTGAAGCTGAAGCGGACTCCTGTTTGATGCGGGCCTATCTCCATCAAGATCAGGTGCAAATGCTCGACTTAGCGGCTCTATCTCTGTGGCTACGCCAGGATGCGATCGCCATCGATTTACCACCCCCAGGAACCCACTGGCATCTGATTGAGGAGGAAGACTGGTCCAGCAGTTGGAAGGAACATTGGCAACCGACGGAGATTGGCGATCGCTTTATCGTCTATCCAGCCTGGCTCGATCCTCCTCAGGGGAGCGATCGCATTCTCCTGAAACTCGATCCCGGTGTGGCCTTTGGCACTGGGGCCCACGCCACCACCCAACTCTGTCTCGAATCCCTGGAAATGCGCTTCAGCATGGGGGAAGAACATCCCATTGTTGCTGATATTGGCTGCGGTTCGGGGATTCTTTCCATTGGGGCCGCCTTATTGGGGGCGAAAAAGATTTACGCCGTTGATGTGGACTCTCTGGCGGTGAAAGCCGCTCGGGCCAATCAGGCCCTCAATAACATTTCCACGGAGACGATGGTTGTCGAAGAGGGAAGCCTCGATCGCATCGTCAGTCTCGCCAATCATCAACCTGTCGATGCCATTCTCTGTAACATCCTGGCGGAAACTATTGTTGAGCTAATTCCCCAAATGAGTGCCATTGCCGCTCCCCATACTTGGGGGGTCATTAGTGGTGTTCTCCTAGAACAAGCCAAACCCATGGCGGATGTCTTAGAACAACATGGCTGGATTGTCGCCACCCTTTGGAAACGCCAAGAATGGTGTTGTTTCAACATTCGCCGCAGTTAA
- a CDS encoding DUF309 domain-containing protein: MTEFPPEFWQGIEEFNRGEFYACHDTLEAIWLESVDPEKKFYQGILQIGVGFYHLSNHNWKGCLMLLGEGTNRLRSYRPEYGEIDVEGLFSEALEILQTLQEAGEERTAEFASKYGLTGESPKISLPKVKKVSS, encoded by the coding sequence ATGACGGAGTTTCCGCCAGAATTTTGGCAAGGGATTGAGGAATTTAATCGAGGTGAGTTCTACGCTTGTCACGACACCCTAGAAGCCATTTGGCTCGAATCTGTTGACCCAGAAAAGAAATTTTATCAAGGTATTTTACAAATTGGAGTAGGATTTTATCACCTCAGCAATCATAACTGGAAAGGCTGTTTAATGTTGTTAGGGGAAGGAACCAATCGCCTGCGGTCTTATCGTCCTGAATATGGTGAGATTGATGTAGAAGGGTTATTTTCTGAAGCCTTAGAAATTTTGCAAACCTTGCAAGAGGCGGGAGAGGAAAGAACGGCGGAGTTTGCGAGCAAGTATGGGTTAACGGGAGAGTCGCCGAAAATCTCCTTACCTAAAGTGAAGAAAGTGTCATCGTGA
- a CDS encoding DUF58 domain-containing protein, whose protein sequence is MKRRLQQFSDWLERRWVQPAFAGWLCLGLSLFYLGSAANTMSGWLYAISGASLALLGIAAILPPRSLRRLHIQRQSIDPVSRGDSLTVILEIHNPQRRPKLLLQLQDEIPPRLGTPPRRVIESLPGGETLRWIYQHPASQRGIYHWDQVSLRTAAPLGLFWCRRSRQVPGKAIVYPQVLPLQRCPLIDGIGQEDNPVFSAYERQVQPASEGLTRALRPYRFGDPMRMIHWRTSARYGELRVRELEVFQSGLDAVIALDTAAHWNAEDFEQGAIAAVSLYFYATQIQLNVRLWTAKTGLVHGHRVVLETLAGASFGESEAAEPIGDRPTLWLTPNAATLENLRASSRWIFWGQSVPPSLASAGLTIDPDKDLQRQLQSLLK, encoded by the coding sequence GTGAAACGAAGATTACAACAATTTAGCGATTGGCTCGAACGTCGTTGGGTGCAACCGGCCTTCGCAGGCTGGTTATGTCTGGGACTGTCTCTGTTTTATCTAGGTTCCGCCGCTAACACCATGTCTGGCTGGCTGTATGCGATTAGTGGTGCATCATTGGCCCTGTTGGGAATCGCCGCAATCCTCCCCCCGCGATCGCTGCGTCGTCTGCACATCCAACGCCAGTCCATCGATCCCGTCAGTCGTGGGGACTCCCTGACCGTTATTCTAGAGATTCACAATCCCCAACGTCGTCCGAAACTCCTCCTACAACTTCAAGATGAGATTCCACCTCGCCTGGGAACTCCCCCCCGACGAGTGATTGAATCTCTCCCTGGAGGGGAGACGTTGCGCTGGATTTATCAACATCCGGCCTCCCAGCGGGGAATTTATCATTGGGATCAGGTTAGCCTACGCACCGCTGCACCCCTGGGATTATTTTGGTGTCGGCGATCGCGCCAGGTTCCGGGAAAGGCGATCGTCTATCCCCAAGTTCTCCCCCTACAACGCTGTCCCCTCATCGACGGAATTGGCCAGGAAGACAATCCCGTCTTTTCCGCCTATGAACGTCAGGTTCAACCGGCCTCAGAAGGCTTAACTCGCGCCTTACGTCCCTATCGCTTCGGCGATCCCATGCGCATGATTCACTGGCGCACCTCGGCCCGCTATGGGGAGTTACGGGTGCGGGAGTTGGAAGTGTTCCAGAGTGGACTCGATGCAGTGATTGCGTTGGATACGGCGGCCCATTGGAATGCAGAAGACTTTGAACAGGGGGCGATCGCTGCTGTGTCTCTCTATTTCTACGCCACTCAGATTCAACTGAATGTGCGTCTTTGGACGGCAAAAACCGGCTTAGTCCACGGTCATCGAGTGGTGCTAGAAACCTTAGCTGGGGCAAGTTTTGGCGAATCGGAAGCGGCTGAACCCATCGGCGATCGGCCCACCCTCTGGCTCACCCCCAACGCCGCCACCTTAGAGAACCTCCGCGCCAGCAGTCGCTGGATATTCTGGGGCCAATCTGTCCCCCCCAGCTTAGCCAGTGCTGGACTCACTATCGACCCTGACAAGGATTTGCAACGTCAGCTACAATCACTATTGAAGTAA
- a CDS encoding DUF5615 family PIN-like protein, with protein sequence MIRHHFYSDENIPLILVDKLRDYGHDILTCYDVGQANRAISDSQVLEFATAANRAVITLNRQDFIHLHRENMTHAGIIICKTDRNHVSQARHLHESIFQIKTLHNRLFRILKINQPGQHEPTWIFREYGR encoded by the coding sequence ATGATCCGTCACCATTTCTATTCAGATGAAAATATCCCCCTCATCTTGGTTGACAAGTTACGAGATTACGGTCACGATATATTGACTTGCTATGATGTAGGACAAGCGAATCGGGCAATTTCTGATAGTCAAGTTCTCGAATTTGCGACAGCGGCTAATCGTGCAGTCATTACTCTCAATCGTCAAGATTTCATACATCTGCACCGGGAAAACATGACTCATGCAGGTATTATTATTTGCAAAACTGACCGAAATCATGTTAGCCAAGCCAGACATCTTCACGAGTCTATCTTTCAAATTAAAACTCTTCACAATCGGCTTTTTCGTATTCTCAAAATAAATCAGCCTGGTCAACATGAACCCACTTGGATTTTTCGAGAGTATGGACGTTAG